A genomic stretch from Candidatus Chromulinivoraceae bacterium includes:
- the fmt gene encoding methionyl-tRNA formyltransferase, with protein sequence MTNTSKTIIFFGTEEFSLASLQALITAGYHIAAVVTKPDSRKGRGHQLAPPSVKVLADQYNVPVWQPTKVAEINQQIQALHTPVAGVLVSYGKIIPQSTIDLFTPGIINVHPSLLPKYRGPSPIESAIINGDAQTGVTIMQLSAAMDAGPTYAVQIHPLTGNETRPELYRTLASIGAKLLIDTLPSILDDTLKPEPQRDADATYCSLLQKSDAELSLHDLTAIEAERRIRAHLGFPKSKVMIGNNPVILTKAHVSDQQKTPLDLICRDGVFLSIDELLAPSGRLMNAADFLRGYAA encoded by the coding sequence ATGACAAACACGTCAAAAACAATCATATTCTTTGGGACTGAGGAGTTTAGTCTCGCCAGCCTCCAGGCACTTATTACCGCCGGTTACCATATTGCCGCTGTCGTCACTAAACCTGATAGTAGAAAAGGACGCGGCCATCAATTAGCACCTCCGAGTGTTAAGGTTCTGGCAGACCAGTATAATGTTCCTGTCTGGCAACCTACTAAGGTGGCTGAAATCAATCAGCAAATCCAGGCACTTCACACACCAGTCGCTGGCGTCTTGGTTAGCTACGGTAAAATCATTCCGCAGAGTACTATAGATCTTTTTACACCCGGTATTATCAACGTTCACCCCTCTTTGTTGCCAAAATATCGAGGCCCCTCACCTATCGAATCTGCCATCATAAACGGTGATGCACAAACAGGTGTTACCATTATGCAACTCTCTGCAGCTATGGATGCCGGCCCCACGTATGCGGTTCAGATTCACCCATTAACAGGCAACGAGACGCGTCCTGAGCTCTATCGTACACTCGCAAGCATCGGAGCAAAGCTTCTTATAGACACATTGCCGTCGATCTTGGATGACACCCTCAAACCAGAACCACAAAGAGACGCCGATGCCACCTACTGCAGTCTCCTCCAAAAAAGCGACGCAGAGCTTTCCCTACACGATCTGACCGCCATTGAAGCTGAACGACGCATTCGTGCGCATCTTGGCTTTCCTAAAAGCAAAGTTATGATAGGCAACAATCCTGTTATCCTGACCAAAGCTCATGTATCAGATCAACAAAAAACACCGCTCGACCTTATATGCCGAGACGGTGTTTTTTTATCAATTGACGAGCTACTTGCTCCTAGCGGCCGTCTAATGAATGCCGCCGATTTTCTTCGCGGTTACGCTGCCTGA
- the def gene encoding peptide deformylase, with translation MKKEDIITLPNPHLRNKSAKIRAIDDDAIKLVEDMTSASLDWEDSRPHEISAALAAVQVDHNVRVVIVRSDFEDKATRDFTPLINPEIVKYEGEIVNDYEGCLSVNSIYGLVPRHTKIRVKALDIDGNEVRFKAEGFLARVIQHEIDHTNGVVFIDHIKDQTEAFFTLDEKGELQPLDYDKHVKNNHILWD, from the coding sequence ATGAAAAAAGAAGACATTATTACGCTGCCCAACCCGCATCTACGCAATAAATCTGCCAAAATACGGGCTATCGATGACGATGCTATCAAATTAGTCGAAGACATGACCAGCGCTTCGCTCGACTGGGAAGATTCTCGTCCTCACGAAATTAGTGCTGCCCTTGCTGCTGTTCAGGTTGATCACAACGTTCGCGTTGTGATTGTTCGGAGTGATTTTGAAGATAAGGCCACTCGCGATTTTACTCCTCTTATCAATCCAGAAATTGTTAAATACGAGGGCGAGATTGTTAACGATTACGAAGGCTGCTTAAGCGTTAATAGCATCTACGGCCTCGTACCTCGCCATACCAAAATCCGCGTCAAAGCACTCGACATTGATGGCAACGAAGTGCGTTTTAAAGCCGAAGGCTTTTTAGCGCGTGTTATTCAGCACGAAATCGATCACACTAACGGCGTTGTCTTTATTGATCATATTAAAGATCAAACAGAAGCTTTCTTCACGCTCGACGAGAAAGGCGAGCTTCAACCACTTGATTATGACAAACACGTCAAAAACAATCATATTCTTTGGGACTGA
- the priA gene encoding primosomal protein N' produces MHYYEVAPTQIIRANSAAFTYASETPLPIGQIVTIEVGKKILSGVITKKVQQPTYDTKQISSVIETSPLPEPLVKLAEWMSTYYATHLAIVLQTFLPRGLQKTRRSTVKAAHIALRDRTKNVFNKDQRAAYDTIINMTPGSALLHGITGSGKTAVYIELAKQTMQSGKSTIILVPEIALTSQVVDEFSHHFEDIILVHSRQTEAERHKAWLDALTSTTPRLVIGPRSALFTPLTHIGLIVIDEAHEPSFKQEQSPRYSALRAASILAGQHDARVVFGTATPSIADYYLFEHSGRPIIKMDTRARLDAVSPTITLIDMTKRTHFKKHRFLSDKLLSQIEQTLSEGNQALIFHNRRGSASTTLCENCGWSAICPRCFVPFTLHADKHRLECHICGLREKVPTSCPECGAADIIHKGIGTKLVESELKKLFPKKIIARFDGDNETGESVEERYKELYDGDIDIIIGTQVIAKGLDLPKLRTVGVIQADAGLSLPDYGSSERTFQLLAQVVGRVGRSHHPTSVIVQSYQPTHPAVTNGLAQNYADFYQTALSQRRQGGFPPYTYLLKLTCIYKTEAAAIKNAQKFAADLRLQLPKTVQILGPTPAFYERQHDTYRWQLTLKSSKRADLTSALQYLPPTHWQFELDPTSLL; encoded by the coding sequence ATGCACTATTATGAGGTGGCTCCAACGCAGATTATTCGCGCAAACAGCGCTGCCTTTACCTATGCCTCAGAGACGCCACTTCCTATTGGACAGATCGTTACAATAGAAGTGGGCAAAAAAATCCTTAGCGGTGTCATTACTAAAAAAGTGCAGCAGCCTACCTATGACACAAAGCAAATCAGTAGTGTCATTGAAACGAGTCCGTTGCCAGAGCCTCTTGTTAAATTGGCAGAATGGATGAGTACCTATTATGCGACCCATCTTGCTATAGTGCTTCAAACATTTCTGCCTCGAGGTCTGCAAAAAACCCGCCGCAGTACTGTTAAGGCTGCACATATCGCACTTCGAGATCGAACAAAAAATGTGTTCAATAAAGATCAGCGAGCCGCCTACGACACAATCATTAACATGACGCCCGGCTCGGCACTCTTACACGGTATCACCGGTTCTGGCAAAACAGCCGTCTACATAGAACTCGCAAAGCAAACCATGCAATCGGGCAAGTCTACTATTATTCTTGTCCCTGAAATTGCCCTCACCTCCCAGGTTGTCGATGAATTTTCACATCATTTTGAAGACATTATTTTAGTCCACTCACGCCAGACGGAGGCCGAGCGACACAAAGCATGGCTCGACGCGTTAACGAGCACAACGCCCCGACTCGTTATAGGGCCACGTTCGGCATTATTTACTCCACTTACCCACATCGGTCTTATTGTCATCGACGAAGCACACGAGCCCAGCTTTAAGCAGGAACAATCGCCTCGTTATTCCGCACTGCGTGCTGCAAGTATTCTTGCAGGCCAGCACGATGCAAGAGTCGTTTTTGGTACAGCCACACCGTCAATTGCCGACTACTATTTGTTTGAACATTCTGGCCGCCCTATTATCAAAATGGATACGCGCGCCCGGCTCGATGCCGTCTCGCCTACTATCACGCTTATCGATATGACCAAACGTACACATTTCAAAAAACACCGTTTTCTATCTGACAAGCTATTGTCCCAAATTGAACAAACCTTGAGTGAGGGAAACCAGGCTCTAATATTCCATAACCGTCGCGGTAGTGCCAGTACAACACTCTGCGAAAACTGTGGCTGGTCAGCTATTTGTCCACGTTGTTTTGTACCATTCACACTCCATGCGGATAAACACCGCCTAGAATGTCATATTTGCGGACTACGTGAAAAGGTTCCTACCAGTTGTCCGGAGTGTGGAGCTGCAGACATCATTCATAAAGGTATCGGTACAAAACTCGTAGAATCAGAACTTAAAAAGCTCTTCCCTAAAAAAATTATTGCACGTTTTGATGGTGATAATGAAACCGGCGAATCCGTCGAGGAGCGCTATAAAGAGCTCTATGATGGTGATATCGACATTATCATTGGTACTCAGGTTATCGCGAAGGGCCTCGACCTCCCTAAACTGCGCACCGTTGGCGTCATCCAGGCAGATGCCGGCTTAAGCCTGCCTGATTATGGTTCGTCTGAACGTACATTCCAGCTCCTCGCTCAAGTTGTCGGCCGAGTCGGACGATCACATCATCCAACAAGCGTTATCGTTCAGAGCTACCAGCCTACACACCCCGCCGTTACGAACGGCCTTGCTCAGAATTACGCTGATTTTTATCAAACAGCGCTCTCGCAACGCCGCCAAGGTGGTTTTCCACCGTATACATACCTTCTTAAGCTCACTTGTATTTACAAAACAGAGGCTGCAGCCATTAAAAATGCACAAAAGTTTGCCGCCGATCTCCGTTTGCAATTACCAAAAACCGTTCAAATCCTTGGACCAACTCCAGCTTTTTATGAGCGGCAGCATGATACATACCGATGGCAGCTCACCCTTAAATCATCGAAACGAGCCGATCTAACGAGCGCTCTGCAATATCTACCTCCCACGCATTGGCAATTTGAACTCGACCCTACAAGTTTGCTATAA
- a CDS encoding winged helix-turn-helix domain-containing protein, whose protein sequence is MLDVFITSRVRRKIVVVYAKYPDFHTHVRGLAKLIKEDPGNIQRELKRLEKVGFLTSDKQGNTKIYSTNKQFPIFKELQSIVIKSQQQAARPKRPSADL, encoded by the coding sequence ATGTTAGACGTTTTTATTACCTCGAGAGTCCGGCGCAAAATTGTAGTTGTATATGCTAAATATCCGGATTTTCACACCCATGTGCGTGGCCTAGCTAAGCTAATTAAAGAAGATCCAGGTAATATTCAGCGTGAGCTGAAGCGGCTTGAGAAAGTTGGTTTTTTGACTAGCGATAAGCAGGGTAATACTAAAATCTATTCTACAAATAAGCAATTCCCAATTTTTAAAGAACTCCAGAGCATTGTCATTAAGTCTCAACAACAGGCTGCACGGCCTAAGCGGCCTTCTGCAGATCTCTAA
- a CDS encoding DHH family phosphoesterase translates to MSLFEDILASRGLDGATRTSFLSPQYESRHDPFLLPDMEPAVERLVKAHDSGERVMIYGDYDIDGLTATTVLLDALENFGFKGVEAFIPNRFVEGYGLTVDAVERIAKMGAQIIVTVDCGSLSEKEIIRANELGVDIIVTDHHNVAPIQPPAIAVINPKRLLMEYPEEYDHYVLRQDSKYQGKIYPFLDLAGVGVAFKLVQGLQTRLKGLPIGQEKWLLDLVALGTVCDVVTLIDENRVNVYWGLKVLAKTRRPGLQALMTVAGIEPEKVNARHLGFGLGPRMNAAGRLETAQHALDMLRAKEGMAALEKAQQLDTLNVARRSDQDKIFKAAILQAGQFLSDPVLVVSHPDWNHGIIGIVAAKLLEKYKKPAYVLQEMGSESKGSARSYGDFSAADAIRAADDIITKGGGHKLAAGVTLPTENIAAFRQRVNEFYRSQKLFNQEALLLPKADTSLLDFTDLHEHLLEELAQLEPFGNGNPEPVLKIEKVLVINQRRMGADAQHVKLELQDMNRRAVQFLAFNAPENFFVQPGEYVTVWFQPTINEWQGRRSVEGRLLHLELENE, encoded by the coding sequence ATGTCTCTATTTGAAGATATCTTGGCGTCACGCGGACTTGACGGAGCAACGCGGACGTCTTTTTTATCGCCCCAGTATGAATCACGCCATGATCCATTTTTGCTTCCCGATATGGAACCGGCTGTAGAGAGGCTCGTGAAGGCTCATGATTCCGGTGAACGAGTTATGATCTATGGCGATTATGATATTGATGGTCTTACGGCTACGACAGTCTTGTTGGACGCTCTAGAGAATTTTGGCTTTAAAGGTGTCGAGGCGTTTATTCCCAACCGCTTTGTCGAAGGCTATGGGCTGACGGTTGATGCAGTAGAGCGAATTGCGAAGATGGGTGCGCAGATTATCGTGACCGTTGACTGTGGTAGCTTAAGTGAAAAAGAGATTATTCGAGCCAACGAGCTCGGTGTCGATATTATCGTTACAGATCATCATAATGTAGCACCAATTCAACCACCGGCTATTGCTGTCATCAACCCGAAGCGCTTGCTTATGGAGTACCCAGAAGAATACGATCACTATGTTTTAAGGCAGGATTCAAAATATCAGGGTAAGATCTATCCTTTTCTCGATCTTGCAGGTGTTGGCGTGGCGTTTAAATTAGTGCAAGGTTTGCAGACTCGACTTAAGGGGCTACCGATTGGGCAAGAAAAGTGGCTCCTCGATCTAGTTGCTCTTGGTACGGTCTGTGATGTGGTGACGCTTATAGATGAAAATAGGGTAAATGTCTATTGGGGACTTAAAGTACTAGCTAAAACGCGTCGGCCTGGTCTGCAGGCACTCATGACTGTGGCTGGCATCGAGCCCGAAAAAGTGAATGCCAGGCATCTTGGCTTTGGTCTTGGTCCACGTATGAATGCCGCTGGCCGGCTAGAGACTGCTCAGCATGCGCTTGATATGCTCCGTGCAAAAGAGGGCATGGCGGCACTTGAGAAAGCACAGCAGCTCGATACGCTTAATGTAGCCCGCAGAAGCGACCAGGATAAGATTTTTAAGGCTGCTATTTTACAGGCAGGGCAGTTTCTAAGCGATCCGGTCTTGGTAGTGAGTCACCCCGATTGGAATCATGGAATTATTGGGATTGTGGCAGCTAAGCTGCTAGAGAAGTATAAGAAACCGGCGTATGTACTACAAGAGATGGGCTCGGAGAGCAAAGGCTCGGCGCGGAGTTACGGTGACTTTAGCGCGGCTGATGCTATTCGAGCGGCAGACGATATTATTACAAAAGGTGGTGGCCACAAACTTGCGGCTGGCGTAACACTACCCACGGAAAATATTGCTGCGTTTCGACAAAGAGTGAACGAATTTTATCGATCACAAAAATTGTTCAATCAAGAAGCTCTCCTACTCCCTAAGGCAGACACTTCGCTACTCGATTTTACCGACCTTCACGAGCACTTGCTTGAAGAACTGGCACAACTAGAACCGTTTGGTAATGGAAATCCTGAACCTGTTTTAAAAATAGAAAAAGTTCTAGTGATCAATCAGCGGCGAATGGGCGCAGATGCGCAGCATGTAAAGTTGGAACTGCAGGATATGAATCGGAGGGCGGTACAATTTTTGGCGTTTAATGCACCAGAGAATTTTTTTGTTCAACCAGGTGAGTATGTAACCGTCTGGTTTCAGCCAACAATAAATGAATGGCAAGGCAGGCGATCTGTTGAGGGGCGATTATTGCACCTTGAGCTGGAAAATGAATAG
- a CDS encoding PH domain-containing protein, with the protein MASSLVIGLIALLLTLIGSLVILRFFRGGWKEARFTQTDLELFKPRVPSKRVKDALGGKKGAAFQAEEILWETREHPLSLWAWWAGLAGVQVGCIIALVTGMSPLVIALWAAATATVVVRVWMWDFTRICVTNKRLLVVSGIFNVKFKEMPLSKLTDKTTNFSRVSTMLAMGRVIRTEYVTLVVESAGQKQALEDVFFIPRGYELNRLVVGLVE; encoded by the coding sequence ATGGCTTCAAGCCTCGTCATTGGGCTGATCGCCCTACTCCTCACGCTCATCGGCTCCCTCGTCATTCTCCGCTTCTTCAGAGGCGGCTGGAAAGAGGCGCGCTTCACGCAAACAGACCTGGAGCTTTTCAAGCCTCGGGTTCCAAGCAAGCGCGTCAAGGACGCTCTGGGCGGCAAGAAAGGTGCTGCCTTTCAAGCTGAGGAGATCCTCTGGGAGACCAGAGAACATCCCCTCAGCCTTTGGGCTTGGTGGGCTGGTCTCGCTGGCGTCCAGGTGGGTTGCATCATAGCCCTGGTCACCGGCATGTCTCCACTCGTCATCGCTCTATGGGCCGCGGCAACAGCAACTGTCGTAGTTCGCGTGTGGATGTGGGACTTCACTCGTATCTGCGTCACAAACAAACGACTCCTCGTCGTGAGCGGCATCTTCAACGTCAAGTTCAAGGAGATGCCGCTCAGCAAGCTGACCGATAAGACAACAAACTTCTCACGAGTCAGCACGATGCTGGCTATGGGACGGGTGATCCGTACCGAGTACGTCACGCTCGTTGTCGAGTCGGCCGGACAGAAGCAGGCGCTCGAGGATGTCTTCTTCATCCCCCGCGGTTACGAACTGAACCGGCTGGTCGTCGGACTGGTCGAGTAG
- a CDS encoding GatB/YqeY domain-containing protein, translating to MALKQRIESDLKAALLGGDRFVGETLRGLKAAVLNEEVAQNKRDVGLEDAVIEQIIAKEVKKRNESAAIYEQNQREDSAADERREAEILSRYLPKQLSEAELKTVVDAKVAELGATDIKMMGQVIGAVKKDVGNTADGAMVSKLVKEVLS from the coding sequence ATGGCGCTTAAACAGCGCATTGAAAGCGATTTGAAAGCCGCCCTTTTAGGCGGCGATCGTTTTGTAGGGGAGACATTGCGCGGTTTAAAGGCTGCTGTTCTCAACGAAGAAGTAGCCCAGAACAAGCGGGATGTAGGACTTGAAGACGCGGTGATTGAGCAAATCATTGCGAAAGAAGTCAAAAAGCGCAATGAATCAGCGGCGATTTACGAACAAAACCAACGTGAGGATTCTGCTGCCGATGAACGTCGTGAAGCTGAAATTCTTAGTCGCTACTTACCTAAACAGCTCTCAGAAGCTGAACTTAAGACCGTAGTTGACGCCAAAGTTGCCGAACTTGGCGCTACGGATATCAAAATGATGGGTCAAGTCATCGGAGCCGTCAAAAAAGACGTCGGCAATACAGCTGACGGCGCAATGGTTTCAAAACTTGTTAAAGAAGTTCTTAGCTAA
- a CDS encoding nucleoside monophosphate kinase: MIVFFGPAGAGKSVQGQMLAARNGWRWLSSGQLLRDTRDIELIKEMQTGRLVTPEKVNELMVDALKRAKKVDHVILDGYPRQLSQAKWLIESQKQYDRSIQLVVVLEVPKSELLKRIEVRGRVDDTPEAVDERLRIYRTEIYPILTFLTEQGVNVAHIDGTGTVGQVHDRIMDELAAHQLV; this comes from the coding sequence ATGATCGTATTTTTTGGCCCCGCGGGCGCAGGTAAAAGCGTGCAGGGACAAATGCTAGCTGCGCGCAATGGTTGGCGTTGGTTAAGCTCGGGTCAATTACTACGCGATACGCGTGATATTGAGCTTATCAAAGAAATGCAGACCGGTCGTCTTGTAACTCCAGAGAAAGTTAACGAGCTAATGGTCGACGCGCTGAAACGTGCTAAAAAAGTCGATCATGTTATTTTGGATGGTTATCCACGACAGCTATCACAAGCTAAATGGCTTATTGAATCTCAAAAACAATATGATCGCTCTATTCAATTAGTGGTTGTTCTTGAAGTTCCAAAGAGTGAGCTTCTGAAACGTATTGAAGTGAGGGGTCGTGTTGATGATACGCCCGAGGCTGTTGATGAGCGTCTTCGTATTTATCGAACAGAGATCTATCCTATTTTAACATTCCTCACTGAGCAAGGTGTTAATGTTGCTCATATTGATGGTACAGGTACGGTTGGCCAGGTCCATGACCGTATTATGGATGAACTAGCGGCACATCAGCTGGTTTAG
- the map gene encoding type I methionyl aminopeptidase — protein MQPSKTPAQIDAMREGGKLLAGIYDRLKNYVHAGMSEKQVDAWVSDEIKKVGAIATYKTSEVNFPGVICISTNDAIVHGIPTDYVFEEGDVVSFDLVITYKGMKTDAAFTMIIDEQPTGVKKHLINTTERSLYAGIDVIKGSVYTGDIGAAVEKVLNDGKLGIVRDLVGHGVGQEMHMPPEIPNYGRKGTGVLLRPGDTIAIEPMAMLGKERITTDADGWTIRTRDGSLAAHFEHTVLITETGAEILTQL, from the coding sequence ATGCAACCATCTAAAACTCCCGCTCAAATCGATGCTATGCGTGAAGGCGGCAAATTGCTTGCCGGTATTTACGATAGGCTTAAAAATTATGTTCATGCCGGTATGAGCGAAAAACAGGTTGATGCCTGGGTATCAGACGAGATTAAAAAAGTAGGAGCAATCGCAACCTACAAGACATCTGAAGTTAATTTCCCTGGTGTGATTTGTATCAGTACGAATGATGCGATTGTGCACGGTATTCCGACTGACTATGTATTTGAAGAAGGCGATGTCGTGAGTTTTGATCTTGTGATTACCTACAAGGGTATGAAGACAGACGCCGCATTTACGATGATAATTGACGAACAGCCAACAGGTGTTAAAAAACATCTTATCAACACGACAGAGCGTAGTCTATATGCAGGGATTGATGTGATTAAAGGATCCGTCTATACAGGCGATATTGGCGCTGCAGTTGAGAAGGTTCTGAATGACGGTAAACTGGGTATTGTACGTGATCTTGTTGGTCACGGTGTAGGGCAGGAGATGCATATGCCACCCGAGATTCCAAACTATGGGCGAAAAGGCACGGGCGTTCTTCTAAGACCTGGTGATACGATCGCCATTGAGCCAATGGCGATGCTTGGTAAGGAACGCATTACAACTGATGCTGACGGTTGGACAATTCGCACGCGCGACGGTAGCCTTGCCGCTCATTTTGAACACACCGTGCTCATTACAGAAACGGGCGCAGAAATCTTAACCCAGCTCTAG
- a CDS encoding aspartate/glutamate racemase family protein, with amino-acid sequence MKLGVFDSGVGGEAVAAALQQTFPKAGMIVVNDHQHVPYGSKTPDEIIRLTDTAIQPLLSEECDVVVIACNTATAIALPTLRSRYPQQKFIGIEPMVRTASQLTKTDIVAVCATPATLASDRYNATKKRFASNITVLEPDCHDWAYLIENNQINRQHIQTTIRQVCDQGADVIVLGCTHYHWIKDVISEIANGDAKVIEPSEAIGRRVAHLLELG; translated from the coding sequence ATGAAATTAGGCGTATTTGATTCTGGCGTGGGTGGTGAAGCGGTAGCCGCTGCCCTGCAACAAACATTTCCAAAAGCCGGGATGATCGTCGTTAACGATCATCAGCACGTTCCCTATGGCAGCAAAACACCCGACGAGATTATTCGTCTAACCGACACAGCTATCCAACCGCTTCTTTCGGAGGAATGTGATGTTGTGGTCATTGCATGTAACACCGCAACGGCCATTGCCCTGCCTACGCTTCGCTCCCGTTACCCCCAACAAAAATTCATTGGCATTGAACCAATGGTAAGAACCGCCTCACAGTTAACAAAAACCGATATAGTTGCCGTTTGCGCCACTCCAGCAACCCTAGCTAGTGATCGGTATAACGCGACAAAAAAACGTTTTGCCAGCAACATCACCGTACTTGAACCTGATTGTCACGATTGGGCATACCTCATTGAGAACAATCAAATCAACCGACAACACATCCAGACAACTATCCGCCAAGTTTGCGACCAAGGTGCTGATGTGATTGTACTAGGCTGCACTCACTATCACTGGATTAAGGACGTCATTTCAGAGATCGCAAATGGCGATGCAAAAGTCATCGAGCCGTCCGAAGCTATCGGCCGGCGAGTTGCCCACTTACTAGAGCTGGGTTAA
- the ftsA gene encoding cell division protein FtsA produces the protein MQETSRYAVGIDIGTTTVRCVVGHIDATTGTPTIVGMGQAPNSGMRKGVVANLTGPAQAIDDALGEAERMSGYQVNAATLSINGAHILSTKADGMIAVGAMDHEIVHEDLARIEEVATLGKVPANREILEVVPHSYRLDGQDNIKDPLGMTGTRLEINANVVSALAPHLANLQKSAEMAKVSPRTITPSVLAAARAVLSEQQIENGVAVVDMGGATTSVAVFEEGDLQYVAVVPVGGVNITNDLAIGLKTDPEVAEQVKVGHATVVARKNDERIAIKQGKETFSFDSSEVDEIVEARLDEIFDAVAKELKKAGRAGQLPSGVVLTGGTAKMKGITEYAKEKLGLAARVGKSSGYGGVAENIEEPQFATVVGLMLLDVQSAPQNTSNHHAGANSKKALKNAGGMISKFLDKFKA, from the coding sequence ATGCAAGAAACATCTCGATATGCTGTCGGTATTGATATCGGAACGACAACTGTTCGTTGTGTTGTAGGTCATATCGACGCCACAACAGGAACGCCGACGATCGTAGGAATGGGACAGGCACCAAATAGCGGCATGCGAAAAGGTGTGGTCGCTAATTTAACTGGTCCAGCTCAAGCCATTGACGATGCACTGGGTGAAGCCGAACGTATGAGTGGCTATCAGGTAAATGCCGCCACTTTAAGTATTAATGGCGCACACATTTTAAGTACCAAAGCCGATGGCATGATTGCTGTTGGTGCGATGGATCACGAAATTGTTCATGAAGACCTCGCGCGCATCGAAGAAGTCGCGACACTCGGTAAAGTACCGGCAAACCGCGAAATTCTTGAGGTTGTGCCACATAGCTATCGGCTCGATGGTCAAGATAACATAAAGGATCCGCTTGGTATGACGGGTACACGGCTTGAAATTAACGCTAATGTTGTTTCGGCACTCGCACCGCACCTCGCTAATCTACAAAAATCAGCTGAGATGGCTAAGGTCTCACCACGAACGATCACACCGTCAGTACTCGCTGCGGCCCGTGCTGTTTTAAGTGAACAACAAATTGAAAACGGTGTCGCTGTTGTCGATATGGGCGGCGCAACTACAAGCGTTGCGGTGTTTGAAGAGGGAGACCTGCAATATGTGGCTGTTGTTCCCGTTGGAGGTGTGAATATTACGAATGACCTGGCTATCGGTCTTAAGACTGATCCAGAGGTTGCTGAACAAGTAAAAGTTGGTCACGCTACGGTGGTGGCACGCAAGAACGATGAGCGTATCGCCATTAAACAAGGCAAAGAAACATTTAGCTTTGACTCAAGTGAGGTTGATGAAATCGTTGAAGCACGGCTTGACGAAATTTTTGATGCAGTTGCAAAGGAGCTTAAAAAAGCAGGTCGCGCTGGTCAGCTGCCAAGTGGCGTTGTGCTAACTGGTGGCACTGCTAAGATGAAAGGCATTACTGAGTACGCTAAGGAAAAGCTTGGTCTCGCGGCACGCGTCGGTAAGTCATCAGGCTACGGTGGTGTTGCAGAAAATATTGAAGAACCACAGTTTGCGACAGTGGTTGGACTGATGCTTCTAGACGTTCAGAGCGCACCGCAAAACACGTCAAACCATCATGCGGGTGCAAATAGCAAGAAAGCACTTAAGAATGCCGGTGGCATGATATCTAAATTTTTGGACAAGTTTAAGGCATGA